The sequence ATTATTGATACATATCAACCAGTGTATTCAGTCCTCCGGAAAATGCCTGCCCCACTGCTTCTACATCCCATTGTCCATTATTCCTTGACAATGTTGCAATGATCACAGAGTCTTCTTCTTTGAATTCCTCATTGAGCCGGTATTGACACAGGAGCGTATTATCCGCCTCATTACGAATATTGATATAAGCATTCCGCACATAACCGAAATGATGTGCCCTCGATGCTGCCTGATCAATGGTCACCGCAAAGTAGAGATACTCGATTTGCTGATCGACCTTTCCGAGATCAATGGAAATGATCTCATCATCTCCCTCTCCGGCGCCATCCCTGTTATCACCCGGATAGTAAGCAGCACCATCAGGACTGGTATTGTTATTATAGAAAACAAAAAACGTATCCTGCGGCAACTTGCCATTGGCCCCCATCATAAAGACAGAGAGGTCCAGGTCTACATTGTAACCATTTACATTTGCTGTATCCCAACCCAGTCCTGCTATTATTTTCCGCAATCCGGGAGTCGTCTTTTCCAGTGATACAGGTTTCCTTTTCTCTAAATGAATTGCCATAACTTACTTTTTTGATGGTGGTAATGGTGGTGGTAATGGAGGTTTATTCTTATTCACAACTGGCGGTAATGGCGGCTTTGCAGCTGGCAATGGCGGTGCTGATGAAGCAGATGAAGCAGCCGGAACTGCCGGTGGCAATGATGGAGCCGGAACTGGTGGTGATGAAGATGGAACTGAAACCGGCAGTGGTGATGAAGCACCCGAAACCGGGAGCGATGAGGATGGAACCGAACCCCTTGCTGATGACGGTGGCGCAACAACCTTTCGGAATAACCCCGCAAAAACCAACTCCATCGTATCTTTCAACCAAACAGGTTCTACTTTCTTCACACGAGGATATTTCTTCAATAACTTATTCAAAAAATAAGATGTACTGATTTCTTCTCCTACCAATAAAACAACTGTGTTATCCACATTCAATTTATTCTCTTCCAATAAACCATCGATATTGTTATACACCACCTGATCATTGGAATAAAACTGCAACCGTTCATTCAGTGTCCGCTCCTTCACCTGAAACCAATACTTATGCCCATCCGTCAGTTCCACTTCTCCCTTTATAACCGGTGAAAGATGATTGAGCTGATCTGTGCAAAAAGGCAGTATCGCACCTGTCTCCTTCTCTATATCAATCGACAAAAACGACTGCTGTGCAATAATGTATTCTATGATCATTTCAGCCAACAGCTTTACTCTTGGATCAGCGCCCTGCCCATCCATAGACAAGGTACTTACAGGTCCCTGCTGGAAATTTTCATACAACTTAAAATACAGTGTTCCATTCAG is a genomic window of Chitinophaga sp. LS1 containing:
- a CDS encoding TerD family protein → MAIHLEKRKPVSLEKTTPGLRKIIAGLGWDTANVNGYNVDLDLSVFMMGANGKLPQDTFFVFYNNNTSPDGAAYYPGDNRDGAGEGDDEIISIDLGKVDQQIEYLYFAVTIDQAASRAHHFGYVRNAYINIRNEADNTLLCQYRLNEEFKEEDSVIIATLSRNNGQWDVEAVGQAFSGGLNTLVDMYQ